One sulfur-oxidizing endosymbiont of Gigantopelta aegis genomic region harbors:
- the rplI gene encoding 50S ribosomal protein L9, translating to MNIILLEKINKLGQLGDQVSVKSGFGRNYLIPQGKALPATETNVKMFEGRRAELEAAAAESLGAATARAETLNDKEVVIVRKAGDEGRMFGSVSNGDIAEALVAAGADVEKREVRMPEGAIRELGEYEIDIHLHSDVNATVKIIVEAE from the coding sequence TAGGCGATCAGGTTTCTGTTAAGTCAGGTTTCGGTCGTAATTATTTGATTCCACAGGGTAAAGCATTACCTGCCACTGAAACAAACGTGAAAATGTTTGAAGGACGTCGCGCCGAGCTTGAAGCGGCTGCTGCTGAGTCTTTAGGCGCTGCTACTGCACGTGCTGAAACACTTAACGACAAAGAAGTGGTTATCGTTCGTAAAGCCGGTGATGAAGGCCGTATGTTCGGTTCTGTTTCCAATGGTGATATTGCAGAAGCATTAGTTGCTGCTGGCGCTGACGTTGAAAAACGTGAAGTACGTATGCCAGAAGGTGCAATTCGTGAGTTAGGTGAATATGAAATTGATATTCATTTACATAGCGATGTAAATGCCACAGTGAAGATTATTGTTGAAGCTGAATAA